A single region of the Oceanispirochaeta sp. genome encodes:
- a CDS encoding RHS repeat-associated core domain-containing protein, translated as MLNCQTSAAKRSNSGTYYYNARWYDAGTGRFISEDPARDGSNWYIYTS; from the coding sequence ATGCTTAATTGTCAGACATCAGCAGCTAAAAGGTCAAATTCAGGGACATATTACTATAACGCCAGATGGTATGATGCCGGGACGGGTAGATTCATCAGTGAAGACCCCGCGAGGGATGGTAGTAACTGGTATATTTATACATC